The window ATGGGCAGTGCTGTGGTAGTGGTGGTAATTATAAATGCCGTTAGTCCAGCTGCCACCCCAGCTGTTTTCTTCAAAAACCTGTTTAAACTTGGTTAAAGTCCCTTCAGAAGAACTGTATACATGCCGGTAAAGGAGGAGGGGTAGTTTTGGATTGTTTGGAATCTTGCCTTGCTGGCTAGCTAAGGCATACAAGACGGGTTGAAGGTGTTCCATATTACTGAAGTTAAAAGGTGCATAGCATCAGTATTGCTTTAACTCAGTATATTCATTTTGATTTCCAGAAGAGAAGCCTATAGATTTTTATAGAAGTTTTATCTCTTACTTCATCGCCTCTTCCTGGCCGGGCCGGATGAGCTCAAACTCTACGCGGCGGTTCAGCTTTTTATCCTCTTCGGTTCTTTCTACCGGTACAATTGGTTTGGAGCTGCCATAACCAATGGCCTGTACCTGATTTTCATTGACACTGGCAAAATGCACCAGGTATTCCATGATGGCCAGGGCTCGTTTTTGCGATAGTTGCTTGTTCGATTCTGCGTTGCCGTCAGAATCGGTATGGCCGGATATTACCAGCTGTACATCGGGATGATCGATCAGGAAGTTGGCCAGCTTGTTCAGGTCGGGATACATTGCCGGGGTAACGGTAGCGCTGCCGCTGGAGAAGTCGATGGTGGTAAACTCCAGCTTTTTGCTGATGCTCTGAGTTTTGCGCTCAATCTCCATATCGCCTTCCAGGTAAAAGATCTCTTCAATCCGAAAGAAATCATTCCCCTGGATCACCAGCAGGTAATTACGGTCTTTGATAAGATCAAACTCAAAGCTGCCGTTTTCGCGCATAAATTTTGGTTCAATCTCAACCCCCTTATCCAGGTCTATTACACTTACAATTCCTTTAAAGGGCAGGCCGGAGTCTTCGTCAGAGAGCCAGCCTTTAAATTTGGTGGTAGCCAGCGGCTGGGCACCCATGGGCAGGGGGAAGGAGTAGAGGTCGAGGTTTGCCATTTTATCCTGCTTGCTGGCGGCGTAGTAGAGGTCTTTTGATTCGGAGTCTATGGTAAAGTAAAACTCACTGCCTTTGCCATTTACCAGGGGTCCGATATTTACAGGTTCGCCCCAGCGTGGTGAATTGCCTCTGCCACTATGCCAGTAGCTTTTGTATATATCAAACTCGCCAAAGTTGAGCATGTGCCCGTTAGAGCTAAAGTAAAGAATATTATAACGGGGATGAATAAAGGGGCTTACCTCGTTATTGCGGGTGTTTACCACCGGGCCAGCATTGCGGGCCGGCATCCACTCGCCGTTCCCTTTTTTATAAGTAAACCAAATGTCGGACATGCCAAAACCGCCAATGCGGTCGGAGGCAAAGTAGAGGGTGTCTTCTGTGTGCGAGAGCGAGGGGTGCGAATCCCAGCCAATGGAGTTTACATTGATGCCCATGTTGCGTACGCCGCCCCAGGTGCCGTCGGCCTGCTGGCTAGCTACAAAGAGATCGCAGCTACCATAGCTGTCTGGAGAATCGCAGCGGCTGAAGTAAATGGTTTTGCCATCGCGGCTAAGGGTGGCAGAACCCTCGTTGTACTGGGTATTGATGCCCTGAAAGGTCTCTGCCTCGCTCCAGATGCCATCCTGAAATTCGCTGAAGTACAGATCTTCGTTTACAGTTTTCTGAAGGCCACGCTGCTTTACATTCCGCTTCGAGGTGAGAATCATCAGGTTGTTCTGCAGGTTGAGTGCAGGGCCGTAATCTTCTGACTTAGAGTTAATGTTGTCTCCCATGTTCAGGAGCACGCTGCGGGGAGGCATCAGGGTATCTACCTGGCGCCGGTAATCTACCAGTTCATAATAATACTCCAGCGGTACATACAAGTCTGCTTCATTTTTGTTAAGTTCGTTGTAATGCAGCTCTACTTTACGGAGGTCAATATCGCTGCGATGGTGTTTTAGCACCAGCCTGTAATACATTCTGGCTTCGTCGGGGTTGCCGAGCAGTTCTGTAAGTTTAGCGAGCCGCCAGAGGTAGTAAGTATCTTTGTAAAAGTTCTGAATGCCAAAATTACTGATGTAGGCCTTCATTACTTTGTGAAGTCTGGACCAGTCTTGTTTCTGCTCCAGCTCTTTCATCAATTGCTGTTGCTTACGGTCTGTATAATAGGCAGAGCGGTTTACATTCTTGAAGAGAGCGATGGGCTGGTTTCGCAGATCGGCAGAGTCTTGCTCCAGTTGTGCAAAGGCTGTCAGGCCTGGCATCAGCCAGGCTGTCAGGTACAGTGCCAGTGAACAAACAAGCCTGGAAACATTTTTCATCTTAAAACTCCCCTTTAGGCAAAGAGTGTAAAGCAATATGGAATGAGTACAACGAATTAGGTTGAATAAACAAAAATAAGCTTTTTCTAATTACTTTTGGCATTTGCCTTGCAGAATGTTAGAATGCTTAGGGTTTTGAATATTTTGTTGAAATGATGTCATAATGACATAAATATAGTCGTGCATGAGCAATCAGTATAGCCCTATTAAAGGGTCACTATTCCTTGATAAATACAGCGGAGACGAATCCGACGATCTGGTGCAATTGATTACCCCTGATGCGGGTGGTGAATTGGATGAAAACAGCGTGCCGGACGAGCTGCCCATTCTGCCGGTGCGCAACACTGTGCTTTTTCCGGGGGTGGTACTGCCTATTACAGTAGGCCGGCAGAAATCTATCAGGCTGGTAAAAGAAGCTTATAAAAAAGAGCGCCTGGTGGGGGTAATAGCCCAGAAGAAAGATACCTCCGAAGAACCATCGTTCGAGGAAATCTATAAAACCGGCACCATAGCCAAAATTATAAAAATGCTGGTGCTGCCAGATGGCAATACTACCATTATTATACAGGGTAAGCAGCGTTTTGCTGTTACCGAAACCATACAGGAAGATCCTTACCTGAAGGCAAAGGTGCGGCTGATCAAAGAGAAATTTCCCGCTAAAGAATCTAAGGAAACCAAAGCACTGGTTACTTCTCTGAAAGATGCAGCCGCTAAAATCATAGATCTTAATCCTGAAATACCACAGGAGGCCCAGGTGGCCCTCGATAACATCGAGAGCACGCCCTTCCTCACGCACTTTCTGTCTTCCAACATCAATGCCGATGTGGCCGATAAGCAAAAGCTGCTGGAGATAGACGATGGCATACGCCGTGCTACGCTGCTGCTCAAATACATGCTCAAGGACATTCAGATGCTGGAGATCAAGCAGGAAATACACCAGAAGGTGCATACTGATATTGATCAGCAGCAGCGCGACTATTACCTGCGCCAGCAGATAAAAGTATTGCAGGATGAGCTGGGCCAGGACTCTCCCGATCAGGAAGTAGAGGCCCTGCGCCTGCGTGGCGAGAGTAAAAAATGGCCTGATACGGTGGCCAGGCACTTTAACAAAGAGCTGGATAAGGTACTGCGCATGAATCCCATGGCGGCCGAGTATCCCGTAGCCCTTTCTTATGCAGAGCTGTTGGTAGAGCTGCCCTGGCAGGACTACTCCAAAGATAATTTTGACCTGAAGCGAGCCCGTACGGTGCTCGACAAAGATCATCACGGCCTGGAAAAGGTAAAAGAGCGGATTCTGGAATACCTGGCGGTGCTCAAGCTAAAGCAGGATATGAAGGCGCCCATTCTGTGCCTGTATGGCCCTCCGGGGGTGGGTAAAACCTCCCTGGGTAAATCGGTGGCAAAAGCGTTGGGCCGTGAGTATGTGCGCATGAGCCTGGGGGGCATACATGATGAAGCTGAAATACGCGGGCACCGCAAAACCTACGTAGGTGCCATGCCCGGCAAAATTGTGCAGAATATTAAAAAGGCGGGTACCTCTAACCCGGTCTTTATCCTGGATGAGATCGATAAGGTAAGCTCCGATTTTAGGGGAGACCCCTCATCGGCCTTGCTGGAGGTGCTGGATCCGGAGCAGAATGATTCATTCCAGGACAACTACCTGGAAGTGGAGTATGACCTAAGCAAGGTGC of the Flammeovirgaceae bacterium 311 genome contains:
- a CDS encoding ATP-dependent protease la (COG0466 ATP-dependent Lon protease, bacterial type), translating into MSNQYSPIKGSLFLDKYSGDESDDLVQLITPDAGGELDENSVPDELPILPVRNTVLFPGVVLPITVGRQKSIRLVKEAYKKERLVGVIAQKKDTSEEPSFEEIYKTGTIAKIIKMLVLPDGNTTIIIQGKQRFAVTETIQEDPYLKAKVRLIKEKFPAKESKETKALVTSLKDAAAKIIDLNPEIPQEAQVALDNIESTPFLTHFLSSNINADVADKQKLLEIDDGIRRATLLLKYMLKDIQMLEIKQEIHQKVHTDIDQQQRDYYLRQQIKVLQDELGQDSPDQEVEALRLRGESKKWPDTVARHFNKELDKVLRMNPMAAEYPVALSYAELLVELPWQDYSKDNFDLKRARTVLDKDHHGLEKVKERILEYLAVLKLKQDMKAPILCLYGPPGVGKTSLGKSVAKALGREYVRMSLGGIHDEAEIRGHRKTYVGAMPGKIVQNIKKAGTSNPVFILDEIDKVSSDFRGDPSSALLEVLDPEQNDSFQDNYLEVEYDLSKVLFIATANSLDTIQPALRDRMEIIEVTGYTLEEKVKIAKKHLIPKQKKDNGVPQKELQITDEAVAAIVEGYTRESGVRNLERQVGKVVRYAAKSIAMEQEYHKKVLPQHLKEILGAEIFDNEEYQEHDSAGVVTGLAWTQFGGEILFVESSLSRGKGKLTLSGKLGDVMKESAMAALSYLRANAEEIGIDHRLFDKYDLHVHVPAGAVPKDGPSAGITMLTSMASAFTQRKVRNRLAMTGEITLRGKVLPVGGIKEKLLAAKRAGITDLILCYKNRKDIEEINNRYLKGLNIHYVDYAAEVLDFALLPDKVKGAKKLEVEDVKKD
- a CDS encoding ompa/motb domain protein (COG2885 Outer membrane protein and related peptidoglycan-associated (lipo)proteins) — protein: MKNVSRLVCSLALYLTAWLMPGLTAFAQLEQDSADLRNQPIALFKNVNRSAYYTDRKQQQLMKELEQKQDWSRLHKVMKAYISNFGIQNFYKDTYYLWRLAKLTELLGNPDEARMYYRLVLKHHRSDIDLRKVELHYNELNKNEADLYVPLEYYYELVDYRRQVDTLMPPRSVLLNMGDNINSKSEDYGPALNLQNNLMILTSKRNVKQRGLQKTVNEDLYFSEFQDGIWSEAETFQGINTQYNEGSATLSRDGKTIYFSRCDSPDSYGSCDLFVASQQADGTWGGVRNMGINVNSIGWDSHPSLSHTEDTLYFASDRIGGFGMSDIWFTYKKGNGEWMPARNAGPVVNTRNNEVSPFIHPRYNILYFSSNGHMLNFGEFDIYKSYWHSGRGNSPRWGEPVNIGPLVNGKGSEFYFTIDSESKDLYYAASKQDKMANLDLYSFPLPMGAQPLATTKFKGWLSDEDSGLPFKGIVSVIDLDKGVEIEPKFMRENGSFEFDLIKDRNYLLVIQGNDFFRIEEIFYLEGDMEIERKTQSISKKLEFTTIDFSSGSATVTPAMYPDLNKLANFLIDHPDVQLVISGHTDSDGNAESNKQLSQKRALAIMEYLVHFASVNENQVQAIGYGSSKPIVPVERTEEDKKLNRRVEFELIRPGQEEAMK